A stretch of the Conexivisphaerales archaeon genome encodes the following:
- a CDS encoding winged helix-turn-helix domain-containing protein, whose protein sequence is METARQILLFLTQKDKRNQKEISDFVSLSPATVNWHMKRLENMGLVIAKHEGRNVWYLLNVDRSIILALLKTYHPAIWERWADRLAELLGDLSQGFRGESEYSEK, encoded by the coding sequence ATGGAAACAGCGAGACAGATACTCTTGTTTCTTACTCAGAAGGACAAACGTAATCAAAAAGAAATTTCTGACTTTGTATCGCTCTCACCCGCTACGGTCAACTGGCATATGAAAAGACTGGAGAACATGGGTCTCGTAATCGCAAAGCATGAAGGCAGAAATGTTTGGTATCTGCTAAACGTAGACCGGAGCATCATCTTGGCACTTTTGAAGACCTATCATCCTGCGATCTGGGAGCGATGGGCTGACAGATTAGCCGAATTGCTTGGTGACTTATCCCAAGGTTTCCGTGGAGAAAGTGAATATTCAGAAAAGTGA